One stretch of Amycolatopsis tolypomycina DNA includes these proteins:
- a CDS encoding ANTAR domain-containing response regulator: MAERVDELNAVLADLVGVLESMSDTPGLLDAVCGEAVRVVPDADLASIMVVRDGVTQTAAFTDERARRIDDVQYAAGDGPGLLAALTGEVVRVAVAETGDQWPEFVAAAKELGVGSYLAVPLRVDDTLVGAITLFGFETHGYHEFDTKVLRLFTLCVETVLRLTRRYREARRLADELRNAMETRAVIEQAKGMLMLIHRVTEDAAMHRLIVESQHTNIKLRDVAARFTKRMSSADGGPARH, encoded by the coding sequence ATGGCGGAGCGGGTCGACGAGCTGAACGCCGTCCTGGCGGACCTCGTCGGGGTCCTCGAATCGATGTCCGACACGCCCGGCCTGCTCGACGCGGTCTGCGGCGAGGCGGTCCGGGTGGTCCCGGACGCGGACCTGGCCAGCATCATGGTCGTCCGCGACGGCGTGACGCAGACCGCGGCCTTCACCGACGAGCGAGCCCGGCGCATCGACGACGTCCAGTACGCGGCGGGCGACGGCCCCGGCCTGCTCGCGGCACTGACGGGCGAGGTGGTCCGGGTGGCGGTCGCCGAGACGGGCGACCAGTGGCCCGAATTCGTGGCGGCGGCCAAGGAACTCGGCGTGGGCAGCTACCTGGCGGTCCCCCTGCGGGTGGACGACACCCTGGTGGGCGCGATCACGCTGTTCGGCTTCGAGACCCACGGCTACCACGAGTTCGACACGAAGGTGCTACGCCTGTTCACGTTGTGCGTGGAGACGGTGCTGCGGCTGACGCGCAGGTACCGCGAAGCGCGCCGGCTGGCGGACGAGCTGCGCAACGCGATGGAGACCCGGGCGGTGATCGAGCAGGCCAAGGGCATGCTGATGCTGATCCACCGCGTCACCGAGGACGCGGCGATGCACCGTCTGATCGTGGAGTCCCAGCACACGAACATCAAGCTGCGCGACGTGGCGGCGCGGTTCACGAAGCGGATGAGCTCGGCGGACGGAGGGCCGGCCCGGCACTGA
- a CDS encoding DUF3140 domain-containing protein produces MDNPAVDDELWAEFHRVVNMTSRELEDWLRTRDAGPETEPLPDEAGPPTGHQVLGVLRKRRSDVDDRDADVMRKVVDRVLSERRDDLEPTAGEAHWRHRLMSIGHDPLKPA; encoded by the coding sequence ATGGACAATCCGGCTGTTGACGACGAGCTGTGGGCGGAGTTCCACCGGGTGGTGAACATGACCTCGCGCGAGCTGGAGGACTGGCTGCGCACCCGCGACGCGGGCCCGGAGACGGAGCCGCTCCCCGACGAAGCGGGGCCGCCGACGGGGCACCAGGTCCTGGGCGTCCTGCGCAAACGGCGGTCCGACGTGGACGACCGCGACGCCGACGTGATGCGGAAGGTGGTCGACCGGGTGCTCTCGGAGCGCCGCGACGACCTCGAGCCGACGGCGGGCGAGGCCCACTGGCGCCACCGCCTGATGTCGATCGGCCACGACCCGCTCAAACCCGCCTGA
- a CDS encoding RICIN domain-containing protein: MTVKPDPTYRQQPFDGWGASLAWMAEATGGYPDAIRNKLADLVFGPDGLNLNIARFNVGGGNAPDVPSYLRAGAAVPGWWKAPAGTTRTDKDWWTPGDPAEFDPKADPNQRWWIDKIKKQVTKWEAFSNSPPYFQTVSGYVSGGFNATDEQLRTDKIGDFTAYMTQAVRALEKAHGIKFASVNPLNEPNTNYWKTTLGADGNPTGGRQEGAHIGPAVQSQLIPAMAAALKSAGSRAIVSAPDETNPDIFAADWNGWSADARAAAGRLNVHTYGTGNRPVPRDLAKGADKPLWMSEVGGSWLDRQDFTNMDPGLGMAKQITDDLRLLEPSAWVSWQPIEDYNNMKPGGESAAGMNWGEIQVPFDCPKNATLQTCQIKTNTKFNTMRNFTHYIKPGDRLIGVNDTASTVAMRGEDLSAVVHTNAGTDDQDVTLDLSGFRTVRPGASVTPVVTDVNGALQRGKPVRVSAGKATLRVPARSVTTFLVNGVSSTAAGTGIGSGKPFTFTGVQSGKSLSAENGTLVQRTTDASAASQRWTLTDRTGRYGNRDRFTITNAGTGQVLSTSGGAVTLAAPGACDPAAQWTLSTTGDGTWTFVNAASGQLLDVTSESREDGARIGLYKPTNGPNQRWQAIAG; the protein is encoded by the coding sequence GCTACCCCGACGCCATCCGGAACAAGCTGGCGGACCTGGTCTTCGGCCCGGACGGGCTGAACCTGAACATCGCCCGGTTCAACGTCGGCGGCGGCAACGCCCCCGACGTCCCGTCGTACCTGCGTGCGGGCGCCGCGGTGCCGGGCTGGTGGAAGGCGCCGGCCGGCACCACCCGCACCGACAAGGACTGGTGGACCCCCGGCGACCCGGCCGAGTTCGACCCCAAGGCCGACCCGAACCAGCGCTGGTGGATCGACAAGATCAAGAAGCAGGTCACGAAGTGGGAGGCGTTCAGCAACTCGCCGCCGTACTTCCAGACCGTCTCCGGCTACGTCTCGGGCGGCTTCAACGCCACCGACGAGCAGCTGCGCACCGACAAGATCGGCGACTTCACCGCGTACATGACGCAGGCCGTGCGCGCCCTCGAAAAGGCGCACGGCATCAAGTTCGCCTCGGTGAACCCGCTGAACGAGCCGAACACCAACTACTGGAAGACCACCCTCGGCGCCGACGGCAACCCGACCGGCGGGCGGCAGGAAGGCGCGCACATCGGCCCGGCGGTCCAGTCGCAGCTGATCCCGGCGATGGCCGCGGCCCTGAAGTCGGCCGGCTCGCGGGCGATCGTCTCCGCGCCCGACGAGACCAACCCGGACATCTTCGCCGCGGACTGGAACGGCTGGTCGGCCGACGCCCGCGCGGCGGCGGGCCGGCTCAACGTGCACACCTACGGCACCGGCAACCGGCCGGTCCCGCGCGACCTGGCCAAGGGCGCGGACAAGCCGCTGTGGATGAGCGAGGTCGGCGGCAGCTGGCTGGACCGCCAGGACTTCACGAACATGGACCCCGGCCTCGGCATGGCCAAGCAGATCACCGACGACCTGCGGCTGCTCGAGCCGAGCGCGTGGGTCAGCTGGCAGCCGATCGAGGACTACAACAACATGAAGCCGGGCGGCGAGTCCGCGGCCGGGATGAACTGGGGCGAGATCCAGGTCCCGTTCGACTGCCCGAAGAACGCCACCCTGCAGACGTGCCAGATCAAGACGAACACCAAGTTCAACACGATGCGCAACTTCACCCACTACATCAAGCCGGGTGACCGGCTGATCGGCGTGAACGACACCGCGTCGACGGTCGCGATGCGGGGCGAGGACCTGTCCGCGGTCGTGCACACCAACGCGGGCACCGACGACCAGGACGTCACGCTGGACCTGTCGGGCTTCCGGACCGTGCGCCCGGGCGCCTCGGTGACGCCGGTCGTCACCGACGTCAACGGGGCCCTGCAGCGCGGCAAGCCGGTGCGGGTGTCGGCGGGCAAGGCGACGCTGCGGGTGCCGGCGCGTTCGGTGACGACGTTCCTCGTGAACGGCGTCTCGTCGACGGCGGCCGGCACGGGCATCGGCTCGGGCAAGCCGTTCACCTTCACCGGGGTGCAGAGTGGCAAGTCGCTGTCGGCGGAGAACGGCACGCTGGTCCAGCGGACGACGGACGCTTCGGCGGCGTCGCAGCGCTGGACGCTCACCGACCGCACGGGCCGCTACGGCAACCGCGACCGGTTCACCATCACCAACGCGGGCACCGGCCAGGTGCTCAGCACGTCGGGTGGCGCGGTGACGCTGGCCGCGCCGGGCGCGTGCGACCCGGCGGCGCAGTGGACGCTGTCCACGACCGGTGACGGCACCTGGACGTTCGTCAACGCGGCGAGCGGGCAGCTGCTCGACGTCACGAGCGAGTCCCGTGAGGACGGCGCCCGGATCGGCCTGTACAAGCCGACCAACGGGCCCAACCAGCGCTGGCAGGCCATCGCCGGCTGA